The proteins below are encoded in one region of Kogia breviceps isolate mKogBre1 chromosome 8, mKogBre1 haplotype 1, whole genome shotgun sequence:
- the TRMO gene encoding tRNA (adenine(37)-N6)-methyltransferase isoform X1: protein METGSGRLERVGWAPVRPLAMRDVEEPGPRPTATSCGCVKPALETGNLLTEPIGYLESCFSAKNGTPRQPSICSHSRACLRIRKSIFNNPEHSLMGLEQFSHVWILFVFHKNGHLSCKAKVQPPRLNGVKTGVFSTRSPHRPNAIGLTLAKLEKVEGGAIYLSGIDMIHGTPVLDIKPYIADYDSPQNLIEPLGDFNLQNNQCKPKTVSQCDGKTDSCDQQQLSGYEEPQLYSCTKEKPKCPEDRTSGENNAKHDNSAKIQQSSLEPRERAADLGEESGSGPSPRVAEEQSGSRCLEKRFSEEQADSRLRRGEAAVVAQGHSMEMPPEALPCPFRVAGAAHRSAVPAWVKEAPVATLGVRFTPHAEMDLEHLTSGEPGIGQASFKYFQSAEEARCAIKAVLSADPRSVYRRKLCQDRLFYFTVDIAHVTCWFGDGFAEVLRIKPASEPVQMSDPAESLVSLGS from the exons ATGGAGACCGGAAGCGGAAGGCTTGAACGCGTTGGGTGGGCACCTGTGAGACCACTAGCCATGCGCGACGTGGAGGAACCCGGCCCTCGACCCACAGCGACCTCGTGCGGGTGCGTGAAGCCAGCTCTGGAGACAG GGAATCTTTTAACTGAGCCAATTGGTTACTTGGAATCCTGTTTCTCGGCCAAGAATGGTACTCCAAGGCAGCCATCCATTTGTAGCCATTCACGGGCTTGTTTGAGGATTAGAAAAAGCATCTTTAATAATCCTGAACATTCCTTGATGGGCTTAGAACAGTTTTCTCATGTTTG gattttgtttgtttttcacaaaAATGGTCATTTGAGCTGTAAGGCAAAAGTGCAGCCTCCTAGGCTGAATGGTGTGAAGACTGGTGTTTTCTCTACAAGGAGCCCACATCGTCCCAATGCAATAGGACTGACCCTAGCCAAACTGGAAAAGGTAGAAG GTGGAGCCATATACCTTTCTGGAATTGACATGATTCATGGCACACCTGTACTAGACATAAAGCCTTACATAGCTGATTATGACTCACCACAAAATTTGATTGAGCCTTTAGGGGACTTTAATTTACAGAATAACCAATGTAAACCAAAAACCGTGTCCCAGTGTGATGGCAAGACTGATAGCTGTGACCAGCAACAGCTCTCAGGGTACGAGGAACCACAGCTCTACAGTTGCACTAAGGAGAAACCTAAATGTCCTGAAGACAGAACTTCGGGAGAAAACAATGCAAAACATGACAACTCAGCAAAAAtccagcaaagctcacttgagccCAGGGAGAGAGCAGCAGATTTGGGTGAAGAATCAGGAAGTGGTCCGAGTCCTAGGGTAGCAGAAGAGCAAAGTGGCTCACGTTGCCTGGAGAAGAGGTTTTCAGAGGAACAAGCAGACAGCAGGCTGAGGAGAGGGGAAGCAGCAGTGGTCGCACAAGGACACAGCATGGAGATGCCGCCCGAGGCTCTTCCCTGCCCTTTCAGGGTGGCTGGTGCAGCTCACCGCAGTGCGGTCCCTGCCTGGGTGAAAGAGGCTCCTGTGGCCACCTTGGGAGTCCGGTTTACTCCTCACGCAGAGATGGACCTTGAGCACCTCACCTCAGGTGAACCAG GTATTGGTCAggcttcatttaaatattttcagtcaGCGGAGGAAGCAAGGTGTGCCATCAAGGCTGTGCTGTCAGCTGACCCTCGGTCTGTATATCGACGGAAACTCTGCCAGGATCGCCTTTTCTACTTTACAGTAGACATAGCACATGTCACGTGCTGGTTTGGTGATGGCTTTGCAGAGGTCT
- the TRMO gene encoding tRNA (adenine(37)-N6)-methyltransferase isoform X2: MKSLCTAMKSCPRSQQRRPNAAKRNLLTEPIGYLESCFSAKNGTPRQPSICSHSRACLRIRKSIFNNPEHSLMGLEQFSHVWILFVFHKNGHLSCKAKVQPPRLNGVKTGVFSTRSPHRPNAIGLTLAKLEKVEGGAIYLSGIDMIHGTPVLDIKPYIADYDSPQNLIEPLGDFNLQNNQCKPKTVSQCDGKTDSCDQQQLSGYEEPQLYSCTKEKPKCPEDRTSGENNAKHDNSAKIQQSSLEPRERAADLGEESGSGPSPRVAEEQSGSRCLEKRFSEEQADSRLRRGEAAVVAQGHSMEMPPEALPCPFRVAGAAHRSAVPAWVKEAPVATLGVRFTPHAEMDLEHLTSGEPGIGQASFKYFQSAEEARCAIKAVLSADPRSVYRRKLCQDRLFYFTVDIAHVTCWFGDGFAEVLRIKPASEPVQMSDPAESLVSLGS, encoded by the exons atgaaaagcctgtgcactgcaatgaagagttgcccccgctcgcagcagcgaagacccaacgcagccaaaa GGAATCTTTTAACTGAGCCAATTGGTTACTTGGAATCCTGTTTCTCGGCCAAGAATGGTACTCCAAGGCAGCCATCCATTTGTAGCCATTCACGGGCTTGTTTGAGGATTAGAAAAAGCATCTTTAATAATCCTGAACATTCCTTGATGGGCTTAGAACAGTTTTCTCATGTTTG gattttgtttgtttttcacaaaAATGGTCATTTGAGCTGTAAGGCAAAAGTGCAGCCTCCTAGGCTGAATGGTGTGAAGACTGGTGTTTTCTCTACAAGGAGCCCACATCGTCCCAATGCAATAGGACTGACCCTAGCCAAACTGGAAAAGGTAGAAG GTGGAGCCATATACCTTTCTGGAATTGACATGATTCATGGCACACCTGTACTAGACATAAAGCCTTACATAGCTGATTATGACTCACCACAAAATTTGATTGAGCCTTTAGGGGACTTTAATTTACAGAATAACCAATGTAAACCAAAAACCGTGTCCCAGTGTGATGGCAAGACTGATAGCTGTGACCAGCAACAGCTCTCAGGGTACGAGGAACCACAGCTCTACAGTTGCACTAAGGAGAAACCTAAATGTCCTGAAGACAGAACTTCGGGAGAAAACAATGCAAAACATGACAACTCAGCAAAAAtccagcaaagctcacttgagccCAGGGAGAGAGCAGCAGATTTGGGTGAAGAATCAGGAAGTGGTCCGAGTCCTAGGGTAGCAGAAGAGCAAAGTGGCTCACGTTGCCTGGAGAAGAGGTTTTCAGAGGAACAAGCAGACAGCAGGCTGAGGAGAGGGGAAGCAGCAGTGGTCGCACAAGGACACAGCATGGAGATGCCGCCCGAGGCTCTTCCCTGCCCTTTCAGGGTGGCTGGTGCAGCTCACCGCAGTGCGGTCCCTGCCTGGGTGAAAGAGGCTCCTGTGGCCACCTTGGGAGTCCGGTTTACTCCTCACGCAGAGATGGACCTTGAGCACCTCACCTCAGGTGAACCAG GTATTGGTCAggcttcatttaaatattttcagtcaGCGGAGGAAGCAAGGTGTGCCATCAAGGCTGTGCTGTCAGCTGACCCTCGGTCTGTATATCGACGGAAACTCTGCCAGGATCGCCTTTTCTACTTTACAGTAGACATAGCACATGTCACGTGCTGGTTTGGTGATGGCTTTGCAGAGGTCT
- the HEMGN gene encoding hemogen, whose product MTEDQKFILWRHGLRAALDSGTPGLGFLWKSDQTAGRYCSKMDLGKDQSRWMLHQTPDPHQEETHVPEVIGTWSLRNREQLRKRKAEAQEKQTSQWQFGEKKHKRQRTGKRSERGRKRQHNTETKVEPLSQLEKEMMEKAPAPTEKETEPPRSVTEALLPVASTQRVVPKKHFSEIGQESIIHQENSSEYQETAVQNHPSEICQDMAESEDLSPKMCQEIAVFQDRPSKMRHDVAQPEDLSLKMCQETAAAKALSSKTSEDIADLEGCPLEAYPKPDVPKGYTLETHEKRAEPEEHNSELGQGIAETENFVPKTQEIAVPKELSIKTYQETVEPDHFSHKTYKEIAVSKAPSHKTIQETPAPEKYSPEIYQETPGSEEYSPEIYQETPGSEEYSPEIYQETAGPEDLSTKTYKDKVVPEECFLELYQERGGPQDQDPKAHQEDAKDVYVFP is encoded by the exons ggtTCTTGTGGAAGTCAGACCAAACAGCAGGAAGGTATTGCAGCAAGATGGATTTGGGAAAGGACCAGTCTCGCTGGATGCTCCATCAGACGCCTGATCCTCATCAAGAGGAGACCCATGTTCCAG AAGTCATTGGAACTTGGAGTTTAAGAAACAGAGAgcaactcagaaaaagaaaagctgaagcACAAGAAAAGCAAACTTCACAATGGCAATTTGG AGAGAAAAAACACAAGCGGCAGAGAACaggaaaaagaagtgaaagaggcagaaagagacaACATAATACAGAAACGAAGGTGGAGCCTCTGTCACAGTTAGAAAAGGAAATGATGGAGAAAGCACCAGCAcctacagagaaagaaactgaacCACCCAGGAGTGTGACTGAAGCTCTCCTTCCGGTAGCCTCCACGCAAAGAGTTGTGCCCaagaaacatttttctgaaaTAGGTCAAGAAAGCATTATCCATCAGGAAAACTCTTCTGAATACCAAGAAACAGCAGTACAAAACCACCCTTCTGAAATATGCCAAGATATGGCTGAATCTGAAGACCTCTCTCCTAAAATGTGCCAAGAAATAGCTGTATTTCAAGACCGTCCTTCCAAAATGCGCCATGATGTGGCTCAACCTGAAGACCTCTCTCTTAAAATGTGCCAAGAAACTGCTGCAGCCAAAGCCCTTTCTTCTAAAACATCTGAAGATATAGCTGACCTGGAAGGATGCCCACTTGAAGCATACCCCAAACCAGATGTGCCTAAAGGCTACACTCTTGAAACACACGAAAAAAGAGCTGAACCTGAGGAACACAATTCTGAACTAGGTCAAGGAATAGCTGAGACTGAAAATTTTGTTCCTAAAACACAAGAAATAGCTGTGCCTAAAGAGCTTTCTATAAAAACATACCAAGAGACAGTTGAACCTGACCACTTTTCTcataaaacatataaagaaattgCTGTGTCTAAGGCCCCCTCTCATAAAACAATCCAAGAAACACCTGCTCCTGAAAAATATTCACCTGAAATATACCAAGAAACACCTGGGTCTGAAGAATATTCACCTGAAATATACCAAGAAACACCTGGGTCTGAAGAATATTCACCTGAAATATACCAAGAAACAGCTGGGCCTGAAGACCTCTCTACTAAGACATATAAAGATAAGGTTGTGCCTGAAGAATGCTTTCTAGAACTGTACCAAGAAAGAGGTGGGCCCCAAGACCAGGATCCTAAAGCACACCAGGAAGATGCTAAGGATGTTTATGTTTTTCCTTGA